A genomic stretch from Psychrilyobacter piezotolerans includes:
- a CDS encoding ABC transporter permease codes for MNRKLQGLLVPILAVFIALVLGAGIITYLGENPLKAYYYLFTGAFDGERAIARTLLEATPMIFTGLSVLVAFKAGLFNIGAQGQVIMGGLAAAAVGAFVHNIGINNVFVVLVIAAAAGFAWAGIAGWLKAKLGVHEVISTIMLNYIALNFEQYGLNYPLKAGGPMGPSPQTPPVFEASRLAMLMPDTKVALNVGFIIAVIAVILIWFMFEKTITGYEIKAVGLNPTASENAGINVKWRILFAMGIAGSLSGLAGAERILGGVGQYTYRQGIMGSYGFDGIAVALLGKNSPVGALFAAILFAALRTGGRSMQFNTSIPSQIIIIIQAIIILLIAAENMFHAILDKKKKKVSN; via the coding sequence ATGAATAGAAAATTACAAGGATTATTAGTTCCTATTTTAGCTGTATTTATTGCACTGGTTTTAGGTGCAGGAATAATAACTTATCTAGGAGAAAATCCATTAAAAGCATATTACTATCTATTTACAGGGGCTTTTGATGGTGAAAGAGCCATTGCAAGAACACTGTTAGAAGCAACACCTATGATCTTTACAGGATTATCTGTATTGGTAGCTTTTAAAGCAGGATTATTTAATATCGGAGCTCAAGGTCAGGTTATAATGGGTGGATTGGCAGCAGCAGCAGTTGGAGCTTTTGTACACAACATTGGTATAAACAATGTATTCGTAGTACTTGTCATAGCAGCAGCAGCAGGTTTTGCCTGGGCAGGAATTGCAGGTTGGTTAAAGGCAAAATTAGGAGTACATGAAGTAATATCTACTATCATGTTAAACTATATAGCGTTAAACTTTGAACAATACGGATTAAACTATCCATTGAAAGCTGGTGGGCCTATGGGACCAAGTCCGCAGACTCCTCCAGTATTTGAAGCCAGCAGACTGGCTATGCTGATGCCCGATACAAAAGTGGCACTTAACGTAGGATTTATCATAGCAGTAATAGCTGTGATCCTTATCTGGTTTATGTTTGAAAAGACTATCACCGGGTATGAGATCAAAGCCGTGGGACTTAATCCTACAGCTTCTGAAAATGCAGGGATAAATGTAAAATGGAGAATATTATTTGCCATGGGAATAGCAGGATCGTTATCTGGATTGGCAGGTGCCGAAAGAATCCTTGGAGGAGTAGGACAATATACCTACAGACAGGGAATCATGGGAAGTTATGGTTTTGACGGTATCGCAGTAGCACTGCTTGGTAAGAATTCACCAGTAGGTGCACTCTTTGCAGCTATACTATTTGCGGCACTTAGAACTGGTGGTAGATCTATGCAGTTTAACACATCTATCCCGAGTCAGATCATAATAATCATTCAGGCTATCATAATATTACTGATTGCTGCGGAAAATATGTTCCACGCAATATTGGATAAAAAAAAGAAGAAGGTGAGTAACTAA
- a CDS encoding ABC transporter permease: protein MSIFISLILATIRQAAPILITAIGGMFSELTGVVNIGLEGMMLMGAFSAAVVSYYTGNPYVGILGGMMAGGIMALLHAILSIKYKGNQVVSGVAINLFASGFTVFMLRVLFNQSGNTPTVPKTATFFGMSIIVFIIYAIAFASHWFIYKTVWGLRMRAVGEHPLAADTVGINVLNVRYFGVIMSGLLAGLGGAYLSIGALSQFTKEMSAGRGFIALAALVFGKWTPGGVLGASLLFGFADAGQTLIQQYVTGVPPQFIQMLPYILTLLALAGVVGKAVAPASSGKPYDKSDD from the coding sequence ATGTCTATCTTTATAAGTTTAATCTTAGCTACAATTAGACAAGCAGCTCCTATATTAATTACGGCAATTGGTGGAATGTTCTCTGAACTAACAGGTGTTGTAAATATAGGATTAGAAGGAATGATGCTGATGGGTGCATTCTCAGCAGCGGTAGTTTCATACTATACAGGGAACCCATATGTTGGAATTCTTGGCGGTATGATGGCTGGTGGAATCATGGCATTACTTCATGCAATCCTCAGTATTAAATACAAAGGAAACCAGGTAGTATCAGGGGTAGCGATCAACTTGTTCGCATCTGGATTTACAGTATTTATGTTAAGAGTATTGTTTAACCAGTCTGGAAACACTCCTACAGTACCTAAAACAGCTACATTCTTCGGGATGTCTATAATAGTATTTATCATCTATGCAATTGCCTTTGCATCTCACTGGTTTATCTATAAAACAGTATGGGGTCTCAGGATGAGAGCTGTCGGGGAACATCCACTGGCAGCAGATACAGTGGGTATCAATGTATTAAATGTAAGATATTTTGGTGTAATCATGTCAGGACTGTTAGCTGGTCTTGGAGGAGCTTACCTGTCTATCGGAGCATTATCACAGTTTACCAAGGAAATGTCGGCAGGTAGAGGATTTATAGCCCTGGCAGCCTTAGTATTTGGTAAATGGACACCAGGCGGGGTATTAGGAGCAAGTTTACTCTTTGGTTTTGCAGATGCAGGACAGACTTTAATCCAACAATATGTAACCGGGGTACCGCCTCAATTTATTCAAATGTTACCATACATCCTTACACTATTAGCCTTAGCAGGAGTAGTAGGAAAGGCAGTGGCACCAGCTAGTTCTGGAAAGCCGTATGATAAGAGTGACGACTAA
- a CDS encoding HD-GYP domain-containing protein — MKMLSSIEYNDKYFIKKIFRIASPISNKNDLGRAYTINNGKAEYIDSIGFDLKELNKNIDFYKTSPKKTIINRKYKKEVEQKLKNKEPIDGFSLDINKGSSKSYFDKTILQNNIVQSFIRTLEVYDDYTKGHSELVAIYSVRIGESLGLDKKQLENLYWAAVMHDIGKIMIPVDILNKTEKLTDSEFDLIKKHPQIGYEIISKNKTLKDISKYILSHHERWDGKGYPNGLTGDEIPLLSQIICVADCWHAMTSKRSYKNKLSEEEAIEDLLKNRGTQFSPKIIDIFIEEKLYSIDKYFKGNKIVSRYA; from the coding sequence ATGAAAATGTTGAGTTCAATAGAATATAATGATAAATATTTTATAAAAAAAATATTTAGAATTGCATCTCCCATATCAAATAAAAATGATTTAGGCCGTGCATATACTATTAATAATGGAAAAGCAGAATATATAGATTCCATTGGTTTTGATTTAAAAGAATTGAATAAAAATATAGATTTCTATAAAACATCTCCTAAAAAAACAATTATAAATAGAAAGTATAAAAAAGAAGTGGAACAAAAATTAAAAAACAAGGAACCTATAGATGGTTTTAGTTTAGATATAAATAAAGGTTCAAGCAAAAGTTATTTTGATAAAACAATACTACAAAATAATATTGTACAATCTTTTATAAGAACATTAGAAGTTTACGATGATTATACAAAGGGACATTCTGAACTTGTGGCAATCTATTCTGTAAGAATAGGCGAGTCGTTAGGATTAGATAAAAAACAACTTGAGAATTTATATTGGGCTGCTGTGATGCATGATATTGGAAAGATAATGATTCCTGTTGATATATTAAATAAGACAGAAAAACTAACTGATTCAGAATTTGACCTTATAAAAAAACATCCACAGATAGGATATGAAATAATTTCAAAGAACAAGACATTAAAAGATATATCTAAATATATTTTATCTCATCATGAACGTTGGGATGGAAAAGGATATCCAAATGGATTAACTGGAGATGAGATCCCATTACTATCTCAAATCATATGTGTAGCAGACTGTTGGCATGCAATGACATCAAAAAGATCATATAAAAATAAATTAAGTGAAGAAGAAGCAATTGAAGATCTTCTAAAAAATAGAGGGACTCAATTCTCTCCTAAAATTATAGACATTTTTATAGAGGAAAAACTATATTCAATTGATAAATATTTTAAAGGGAATAAAATAGTATCTAGATACGCTTAA
- a CDS encoding tetratricopeptide repeat protein: protein MEDKIFEIAKMYKITFKELGCKGLSSSYLTKIKKGHNSFKEKHIPLLVDSFNKIFQERSINRVLTVEELYITSQQELDQLVNESLINKSIYSKEKQEEIELFGRKKEVHSCKYQYIIAKYNQKTGEKEKALKIYYDLLDHFSCFPFFYSILIEIIRLEKLEFVYEIYLKYQKEIDRAPYKTKANLIYNTGVSLLVTKKWSKAVSFFKVIIDMPEITKNYYYSYNNLGACNQNLGEYEKAIEYFKKSVSDPLNYYDLEICYTNIISCAKKMKNEILVKVTVNKLENILKKIKNKVLYQTYWNLGLSYLYLGEKKKAINAFEMEISFPLDLNHRFFNPTKYLDSIKHLVLLHGHQPLKQQELIKIICKIPKQMMCYDFTMYILKFYINNSLEYEANLLIQKIQL, encoded by the coding sequence ATGGAAGATAAAATATTTGAAATAGCTAAAATGTATAAAATAACTTTTAAAGAACTGGGGTGTAAGGGACTTAGTTCTTCTTATCTCACTAAAATAAAAAAAGGGCATAATTCTTTTAAAGAAAAACACATCCCTTTATTAGTTGATTCTTTCAATAAAATTTTTCAGGAAAGAAGTATAAATAGAGTTCTTACTGTAGAAGAATTATACATTACTTCTCAGCAGGAACTGGATCAATTGGTCAACGAAAGTCTTATAAATAAAAGTATCTATTCCAAAGAAAAACAAGAAGAGATCGAGTTATTTGGACGAAAGAAAGAAGTTCATAGCTGTAAATACCAATATATTATAGCCAAATATAATCAAAAGACAGGTGAAAAAGAAAAAGCTTTAAAGATCTATTACGATCTCTTAGATCATTTCTCTTGTTTTCCTTTTTTTTACTCTATCTTAATAGAAATTATCAGATTAGAAAAATTAGAATTTGTCTATGAAATATACCTGAAATATCAGAAGGAAATCGACAGAGCTCCATATAAAACAAAGGCTAATTTAATCTACAATACCGGGGTGAGTCTCTTAGTAACTAAAAAATGGAGTAAAGCTGTCTCATTTTTTAAAGTTATTATTGATATGCCAGAGATTACAAAAAATTACTATTATTCCTACAATAACCTTGGGGCTTGTAATCAAAACTTAGGAGAATATGAAAAAGCCATTGAATATTTTAAAAAAAGTGTAAGCGATCCATTAAATTATTATGATTTAGAAATTTGTTACACCAACATTATTTCTTGTGCTAAAAAAATGAAAAATGAAATACTGGTAAAAGTTACTGTTAATAAACTTGAGAATATACTCAAAAAAATAAAAAACAAAGTTTTATATCAAACTTATTGGAATTTGGGGTTATCTTATCTATATTTAGGGGAGAAAAAAAAAGCTATCAATGCATTTGAAATGGAAATTTCATTTCCTTTAGATCTTAACCATCGTTTCTTTAACCCAACTAAATATTTAGACTCTATCAAACACCTTGTTTTACTCCATGGTCATCAGCCATTAAAACAGCAGGAATTAATAAAAATAATCTGTAAGATACCAAAACAAATGATGTGTTACGACTTTACTATGTATATATTAAAATTTTATATAAATAATTCTTTAGAATATGAAGCTAATCTTCTTATTCAGAAAATACAACTATAA
- a CDS encoding toxin-antitoxin system YwqK family antitoxin has translation MYRRSYYKNGEISTEANYIDGKLNGESVSYYKNGKIKFKENYENGIKIGESITFYENGQIDVKGNFKDDKANGEFIGYYRSGKIKYKINFKDGIKHGLASSYSEDGKIENNVYYKNGKLDNSISAFYKELFSTKENKKSSKSH, from the coding sequence ATATACAGGAGAAGTTATTATAAAAATGGGGAAATTAGTACCGAAGCAAATTATATAGATGGGAAACTCAATGGAGAATCTGTGTCGTATTATAAAAATGGAAAAATCAAATTTAAAGAAAATTATGAAAATGGAATAAAAATTGGTGAATCCATTACATTTTATGAAAATGGTCAAATTGATGTAAAAGGAAATTTTAAAGATGATAAAGCAAATGGTGAATTTATTGGGTATTACAGAAGTGGAAAAATTAAATATAAAATAAATTTTAAAGATGGAATAAAACATGGATTAGCCAGTAGTTATTCTGAAGATGGGAAGATAGAAAATAATGTCTATTATAAAAATGGGAAATTAGACAATAGTATTTCTGCTTTCTACAAGGAGTTATTCTCAACGAAAGAAAATAAAAAAAGCAGTAAATCTCATTAG
- a CDS encoding RDD family protein: MTYAGFWKRFGASFIDGFITFILGVITGFIVGVITSTMSRTGAIGAERIAGGITGFITGWIYFAAFESSTKQATLGKMALGIKVTDINGNRISFSKASGRYFGKIISILTLYIGFLMAAFTSKKQGLHDKMAGCLVVNK; encoded by the coding sequence ATGACTTATGCAGGGTTTTGGAAAAGGTTTGGGGCATCTTTTATCGATGGTTTTATTACATTTATACTTGGTGTAATAACAGGATTTATTGTAGGAGTTATTACTTCTACAATGTCGAGAACTGGAGCAATAGGAGCAGAGAGGATTGCAGGGGGAATTACAGGGTTTATTACAGGATGGATCTATTTTGCAGCATTTGAATCTTCCACCAAACAAGCAACTTTGGGGAAAATGGCTCTTGGAATAAAAGTTACAGATATTAATGGAAACCGTATTAGCTTTAGTAAGGCATCAGGTCGATATTTTGGGAAAATCATTTCAATCCTAACACTATACATCGGTTTTCTAATGGCGGCATTTACCTCGAAAAAACAGGGATTACATGACAAAATGGCAGGTTGCCTCGTGGTAAATAAATAA
- a CDS encoding YeeE/YedE thiosulfate transporter family protein, whose translation MKNLIKQQQWSWFISGIVLGLIFIIAVVLVKPIGVSTQFVIFDGVVWNSVQELVIEEAGAESGYSSFNAYINKSGGKYAESIANPLNYSFIFVFAMILGGFTASKLQDKKVKKDEQSLPKVWKDRFGKSPKKRYLASFLGGILVLFGARLAGGCTSGHMMSGMMQTSVSGYLFTLGTFAVAVPAAIILYKGDKI comes from the coding sequence ATGAAAAATTTAATCAAACAGCAGCAATGGAGTTGGTTTATAAGTGGTATAGTTCTGGGTCTTATTTTTATTATCGCTGTAGTTCTTGTAAAACCAATTGGTGTTTCTACACAGTTTGTAATATTTGATGGTGTGGTATGGAATTCAGTTCAAGAACTAGTCATTGAAGAAGCAGGAGCCGAGAGCGGCTATTCTAGCTTCAACGCATATATAAATAAAAGCGGAGGAAAATACGCCGAAAGTATTGCTAATCCTCTAAATTATAGTTTTATATTTGTATTTGCAATGATACTAGGCGGTTTTACCGCCAGTAAATTACAGGATAAAAAAGTCAAAAAAGATGAACAGTCCCTCCCTAAGGTCTGGAAGGATAGGTTTGGGAAATCACCCAAAAAAAGATACTTGGCATCCTTTTTAGGAGGAATACTGGTATTGTTCGGTGCCAGGCTTGCTGGTGGATGTACCAGCGGGCACATGATGAGCGGAATGATGCAGACATCAGTCAGCGGTTATCTATTTACTCTGGGAACATTTGCTGTGGCAGTACCCGCAGCCATAATTTTATATAAAGGAGATAAAATATGA
- a CDS encoding DUF6691 family protein, with the protein MNIIPALVIGFLFGFILQKIGASNPQKIIDMLRLKDFHLMKTILFAIGLSNLLLFTLLLLGIVDVSHLSIKSSYMGVIVGGGIMGLGWAISGFCPGTGLVALGEGRKDALSFVLGGTIGALLLTLVYEKIKDTVLFFDLGGKMTLAVTNVKGSPALFPAISGIFVAGGIGILFIIIAFILPDKK; encoded by the coding sequence ATGAATATAATACCAGCTCTTGTAATAGGATTTTTATTTGGATTTATCCTCCAGAAAATTGGAGCTTCAAATCCACAAAAAATTATAGATATGCTCAGGTTAAAAGATTTTCATTTAATGAAAACAATACTTTTTGCCATCGGACTCAGTAACCTTTTATTATTTACCCTTCTGTTACTTGGAATTGTGGATGTATCACATCTAAGTATAAAATCATCATATATGGGAGTTATAGTAGGGGGAGGTATAATGGGACTGGGCTGGGCTATATCTGGATTTTGCCCAGGAACAGGTTTGGTTGCCCTTGGAGAAGGTAGAAAGGATGCACTTTCATTTGTTTTGGGAGGAACGATTGGAGCATTACTTCTAACCCTTGTATATGAAAAAATTAAAGATACAGTCTTATTTTTTGATCTGGGAGGAAAGATGACTTTGGCTGTAACTAATGTCAAGGGAAGTCCTGCTTTATTTCCTGCCATTTCTGGGATATTTGTTGCAGGAGGGATAGGCATCCTTTTTATAATTATTGCGTTTATATTGCCAGATAAAAAATAA